One window of Chloroflexota bacterium genomic DNA carries:
- a CDS encoding THUMP domain-containing protein codes for MLDTYRVLISAAPEMLEAAIDEIRYGKYGVAVQRLAPEVALVELEQPLAEWHAFLLKRPAIFVRHIAPVHREVVLEGTPDDLERLTQVALNLAPHLPARKPFAVQTRLLDEHVKLTRFEINQALAEAVSQVSGLPLDVRNPQGVLSVALSMDRAYLGVSTVEFNRSAWAGGAHRFAREQGQLSRAEFKLLEAQALFNIEWPDHGQALDLGAAPGGWTRILRRAGLPVVAIDPADLHPSLRYDQGVRHLQILAQRFLPTQERFTVIVNDMRIDARDSAWLMVDAANALTNDGLAVVTLKLPHEHSAQIAYHSLSILRTAYWVIGARQLFHNRSEVTAVLRKKHEKRPKPEQLPRD; via the coding sequence GTGCTTGATACCTATCGTGTTTTAATTAGTGCTGCGCCCGAGATGCTTGAGGCAGCGATAGATGAAATTCGTTATGGCAAATATGGGGTTGCCGTTCAACGGCTCGCGCCAGAAGTGGCCTTGGTTGAGTTAGAGCAACCACTCGCTGAATGGCATGCCTTCTTGCTCAAACGGCCAGCCATTTTTGTGCGCCATATCGCGCCAGTTCATCGTGAAGTCGTGCTCGAAGGTACGCCTGATGATTTAGAACGCCTAACCCAAGTGGCCTTGAATCTTGCGCCACATTTGCCAGCGCGTAAACCATTTGCAGTACAAACCCGCTTGCTCGATGAACATGTCAAATTAACCCGATTTGAAATTAACCAAGCTTTGGCCGAAGCAGTTTCGCAAGTCAGCGGACTACCGTTGGATGTGCGCAATCCGCAGGGCGTGCTTTCGGTTGCCTTGAGCATGGATCGGGCTTATTTGGGTGTTTCGACCGTGGAGTTTAATCGCTCGGCTTGGGCGGGTGGCGCACATCGCTTTGCCCGCGAACAAGGCCAATTAAGCCGTGCCGAATTTAAATTGCTCGAAGCCCAAGCCTTATTCAACATCGAATGGCCTGATCATGGCCAAGCCTTGGATTTAGGGGCTGCACCTGGCGGTTGGACGCGCATTTTGCGGCGAGCAGGCTTACCAGTAGTTGCGATTGACCCAGCCGATTTGCACCCCAGCCTGCGGTACGATCAAGGCGTGCGCCATTTACAAATCTTGGCTCAGCGCTTTTTGCCCACCCAAGAGCGTTTTACTGTAATTGTTAATGATATGCGAATTGATGCCCGTGATTCGGCGTGGTTGATGGTTGATGCTGCCAATGCGTTGACTAATGATGGTTTGGCCGTGGTGACGCTTAAATTGCCGCATGAGCATAGCGCCCAAATCGCCTATCACTCGCTGAGTATTTTGCGCACGGCCTATTGGGTGATTGGGGCACGTCAACTGTTCCATAATCGCTCGGAAGTGACTGCTGTGCTACGTAAAAAACATGAAAAACGCCCCAAACCTGAGCAATTACCAAGAGATTAA
- the rlmN gene encoding 23S rRNA (adenine(2503)-C(2))-methyltransferase RlmN, with translation MNIYDLDLKGLTAQLTELGQPAFRARQIYAHLYKKLANDFAAMTDLPAALREQLAANLQIGNLELVREQTTDDGLTRKVLWRCPGNAVIETVLMIYPPDRATICVSTQAGCAMGCVFCATGKLGLLRNISSGEIMEQVLYFERYLRNEGAAIAKRHGGPVPDHITNLVFMGMGEPFANYERWWAAVERLNDKQGFNLGARNMTVSTVGLVKGIRQLADEALQVNLAVSLHAPNDQLRSELMPVNDRFDISDLMDSIRYYTDKTHRRVSFEYVLLDDKNDTPELAAQLANLVKGMLCHVNLIPWNPIPGTPLTRSHRERVTAFQRVVQAAGISCTVRVERGVEIAAACGQLAAIPSPTSPINLY, from the coding sequence ATGAATATTTACGATCTTGATTTGAAGGGCTTGACCGCGCAATTAACCGAATTAGGCCAACCAGCCTTTCGGGCGCGGCAAATTTATGCCCATTTATATAAAAAATTAGCTAACGATTTTGCCGCCATGACCGATTTGCCCGCCGCGCTACGTGAGCAATTGGCAGCAAATTTGCAAATTGGCAACCTTGAGTTGGTGCGCGAACAAACCACCGATGATGGCTTAACCCGCAAAGTGCTTTGGCGTTGTCCAGGCAATGCGGTGATTGAAACCGTGCTGATGATCTACCCGCCAGATCGGGCGACGATTTGTGTTTCGACCCAAGCGGGTTGTGCCATGGGCTGCGTCTTTTGTGCAACTGGCAAATTAGGCTTGTTGCGCAATATCTCCAGCGGCGAGATTATGGAGCAGGTGCTATATTTCGAGCGCTATCTGCGCAATGAAGGCGCTGCGATTGCCAAACGCCATGGCGGGCCAGTGCCCGACCATATCACCAACTTGGTGTTTATGGGCATGGGCGAACCATTTGCCAACTACGAGCGTTGGTGGGCGGCGGTCGAACGGCTCAACGATAAACAGGGCTTTAATCTTGGCGCTCGCAACATGACCGTTTCGACCGTGGGCTTGGTCAAAGGCATTCGCCAATTGGCCGATGAAGCCTTGCAGGTCAATTTGGCGGTTTCGTTGCATGCTCCCAACGATCAATTGCGCAGCGAACTTATGCCCGTCAACGATCGCTTTGATATCAGCGATTTGATGGATTCGATTCGTTATTACACCGATAAAACCCATCGGCGAGTTTCATTTGAATATGTGCTACTCGACGATAAAAACGATACGCCTGAACTTGCAGCCCAACTTGCCAATTTGGTTAAGGGCATGCTCTGCCATGTCAATTTAATTCCGTGGAATCCTATCCCTGGAACGCCCTTGACGCGTTCGCATCGTGAGCGGGTTACGGCTTTTCAACGAGTTGTGCAAGCAGCAGGCATTTCGTGCACCGTGCGAGTGGAGCGCGGGGTAGAAATCGCCGCCGCCTGTGGTCAACTTGCCGCGATTCCATCGCCAACCAGCCCGATAAACCTGTATTAG
- a CDS encoding NCS2 family permease, translating to MARSNSRLDAGLAGYFRFAERGTNLRTEILAGVTTFFVMAYIIFVNPSILSSGPLAEAGPPFNATLTATCLVSALMCIAMGLFTNYPFALAPGLGLNAVVAFQLILTMGLPWQAAMGVIVLEGVLITLLVLTGFRQAVMHAIPLSQKRAISVGIGLFILFIGLNNAGIVQRGTGTPMALGNFTTFSILLTVVGLFLTLILMARKVKAALLIGILATTVIGVVSHYAFGADASAQTGVQGAFPTELASPSFETIGQGLNFDVFKLAGVLSAVLVIFSLMLSDFFDTMGTIIGVGEQAGFVKADGDLPNSNRVLMVDSVAAIAGGVFGTSSVTTYIESAAGVGEGGRTGLTAVVTGILFLLSILIAPFAGVVPSEATAPALIIVGFLMSGGIREIDFGELEEGFPALLTMTIMPFSYSITNGIGAGFISYVVLKLALGKAKQVHPLLWFVAVAFLVYFLLPLIEAKI from the coding sequence GTGGCACGCAGCAATTCGCGGCTTGACGCTGGCTTGGCAGGCTATTTTCGCTTTGCCGAACGTGGAACTAACCTTCGGACTGAAATTCTGGCGGGCGTAACCACCTTTTTCGTGATGGCCTACATTATTTTTGTTAATCCCTCGATTTTATCAAGTGGGCCGTTGGCTGAGGCTGGACCACCCTTCAACGCAACGCTCACCGCTACTTGTTTGGTTTCGGCCTTGATGTGTATCGCGATGGGCTTATTTACCAATTATCCTTTTGCCTTGGCTCCAGGCTTGGGCTTGAATGCAGTCGTCGCCTTTCAATTAATTCTGACCATGGGGTTGCCATGGCAGGCAGCGATGGGCGTGATCGTGCTCGAAGGGGTTTTGATCACACTCTTGGTGCTAACGGGCTTTCGCCAAGCGGTGATGCATGCGATTCCGCTTTCGCAAAAACGGGCGATTAGCGTGGGCATTGGCTTGTTCATTCTGTTCATTGGGTTGAATAACGCTGGGATTGTGCAACGCGGCACGGGCACGCCTATGGCCTTGGGCAATTTCACCACCTTTTCAATCTTGCTAACCGTGGTTGGCTTATTTTTGACCTTGATTTTGATGGCGCGTAAGGTCAAAGCCGCCTTGCTGATTGGCATTCTGGCCACAACCGTGATTGGGGTGGTAAGCCATTACGCCTTTGGTGCAGATGCCAGTGCTCAGACAGGCGTGCAAGGCGCATTCCCCACCGAACTAGCTAGCCCAAGCTTCGAAACCATTGGCCAAGGCCTTAATTTCGATGTGTTTAAATTAGCTGGGGTGCTTTCAGCAGTCTTGGTGATTTTCTCGCTGATGCTCTCGGATTTCTTCGACACAATGGGCACGATTATCGGCGTGGGCGAACAGGCAGGTTTTGTCAAAGCCGATGGCGATTTGCCCAATTCCAATCGGGTGTTGATGGTCGATTCAGTTGCGGCGATTGCTGGCGGCGTATTCGGCACATCATCGGTCACCACCTACATCGAAAGTGCGGCGGGCGTTGGCGAAGGCGGGCGCACAGGCCTAACCGCCGTGGTTACTGGAATTTTGTTCCTGCTAAGCATTCTGATCGCGCCATTTGCTGGGGTTGTGCCAAGCGAAGCGACCGCGCCAGCCTTGATTATCGTGGGCTTTTTGATGTCCGGCGGCATTCGCGAAATTGATTTTGGCGAGCTTGAAGAGGGATTTCCCGCCTTGCTGACCATGACGATTATGCCATTCAGCTATAGCATTACCAATGGCATTGGCGCTGGCTTTATCAGCTATGTGGTACTGAAATTGGCCTTGGGCAAGGCCAAGCAAGTGCATCCGTTATTGTGGTTCGTTGCCGTAGCCTTCTTGGTTTACTTTCTATTGCCGTTGATCGAGGCGAAGATTTAG